The following proteins are co-located in the Synechococcus sp. PROS-U-1 genome:
- a CDS encoding NADH-quinone oxidoreductase subunit M: MLLSLLLLIPFLGALALILWPGSPSSARLRDVSIVLLVVQCLASFALLVPFDAGDPGLQLVEQARWVHAIGLDYALALDGLSLPLVLMNGVLCLVAAIASRTIENRPRVYFALLLVISGAVNGAFLAQNLLLFFLFYELELIPLWMLIAVWGGANRAYAATKFLIVTAVSGVLILGAFLGIALVTGTMDFSLRPILAGELGMTAQLVLMGALLIGFGIKIPLFPFHTWLPDAHTEASTPVSVLLAGVLLKLGTYGLLRFCLGLFPDAWHVAAPWLAGWAAISVLYGSLAAIAQTDMKRMVAYSSVGHMGYVLLAAAAATPLGLQGALFQMVSHGLISGVLFLVVGVVYAQTGTRDLNVLRGLLNPQRGLPLTGSLMIIGVMASAGIPGMAGFISEFLIFRGSLQPFPLATLLSMVGSGLTAVYFLLLVNRAFFGRLAIAPGEVVNPRILDPVALREQVPAIALSLGVLVLGLAPELLSNLSEAATTGLSLITGDLS; this comes from the coding sequence ATGCTGCTTTCCCTTCTCCTCCTTATCCCCTTCCTCGGGGCCCTAGCGCTGATCCTCTGGCCGGGATCTCCCTCCAGTGCCCGTTTGCGCGACGTTTCCATCGTGCTGCTGGTGGTCCAGTGCCTGGCGAGCTTTGCGCTGTTGGTGCCCTTTGATGCTGGCGATCCGGGCCTGCAGCTGGTGGAACAGGCCCGCTGGGTGCATGCCATCGGTCTCGATTACGCCCTGGCGCTGGATGGCCTGTCGCTGCCGCTGGTGTTGATGAACGGCGTGCTCTGCCTGGTGGCCGCCATCGCGTCTCGCACGATTGAAAATCGCCCACGGGTTTACTTCGCCCTGCTGCTGGTGATTTCAGGCGCGGTGAACGGGGCGTTCCTGGCCCAGAACCTGCTGCTCTTCTTCCTGTTCTACGAACTGGAACTCATTCCGCTCTGGATGCTGATCGCCGTCTGGGGTGGTGCCAACCGTGCCTATGCCGCCACCAAGTTTTTGATCGTGACGGCCGTTTCAGGCGTTCTGATCTTGGGTGCTTTCCTCGGCATTGCCCTGGTCACCGGGACCATGGATTTCAGTCTGCGGCCGATCCTTGCCGGTGAACTGGGCATGACGGCCCAGCTTGTGCTGATGGGAGCACTCCTGATCGGTTTTGGCATCAAGATCCCTCTCTTCCCCTTCCACACCTGGCTGCCGGATGCGCATACCGAGGCCTCCACGCCGGTGTCGGTGCTTTTGGCTGGCGTTCTCCTGAAGCTTGGGACCTATGGATTGCTTCGCTTCTGCCTCGGCTTGTTCCCAGATGCTTGGCATGTGGCTGCTCCCTGGTTGGCGGGGTGGGCAGCCATCTCCGTGCTCTATGGATCCCTGGCGGCGATTGCTCAGACCGACATGAAGCGAATGGTGGCCTACAGCTCCGTGGGCCATATGGGCTATGTGCTCCTTGCAGCTGCAGCCGCCACGCCTCTCGGTTTGCAGGGAGCTCTCTTTCAAATGGTCAGCCATGGCCTGATCTCAGGGGTGTTGTTTCTCGTGGTGGGCGTTGTGTATGCCCAAACCGGAACCCGTGATCTCAACGTTCTCCGTGGCCTGCTCAATCCTCAGCGTGGGCTGCCCCTGACCGGCTCCCTGATGATCATCGGTGTGATGGCCAGTGCCGGAATTCCGGGAATGGCTGGATTCATCTCCGAATTCTTGATTTTCCGCGGCAGCCTTCAACCCTTCCCGCTGGCCACACTCCTTTCGATGGTGGGATCCGGCCTAACGGCGGTGTATTTCCTGTTGCTGGTGAACCGTGCCTTCTTCGGTCGCCTGGCGATTGCCCCCGGCGAGGTGGTGAATCCCCGTATCCTCGATCCCGTGGCGTTGCGGGAGCAGGTTCCGGCCATCGCCCTCAGCCTCGGTGTTCTGGTGCTGGGCCTTGCTCCTGAGCTGCTGTCGAACCTCAGCGAGGCGGCCACCACGGGCCTCAGCCTGATCACCGGAGATCTGTCATGA
- a CDS encoding CO2 hydration protein, whose translation MTPTSVSPIQPPVLPDQEELIRRLLSDTPLLKDTPDHLLQVVNVLESYGLVLDAYSKNLVDQGEKQMLNPFPVFRFFHEGFSVKRLWTHLMGDRINFEYAEYCQKAMFWHGTGGLDAYLDTPAFAEACQRVIKRKSARDPLLALNNRLYPDFAPEAIRSLTTIYCLGLFWRVMSDIFVDLARRYAIKEVICVNDVVHHIRDGLVAAAGSPIEYKVSIGGEEIWVLPPEAGLTFLVDVAVPYVEAVFFRGMPFLGTVSYNAQARQISPDISDFKYGALYADPIPSMGAGIPPSLCMQDMYRHLPEELSLWYDDHGRGQTDVHIQICISFQKSMFCVTNAAIAGTMPHPLDSEDLEEQAANRAYAEAWSGRLMGCQRVALL comes from the coding sequence ATGACCCCGACATCCGTGTCCCCCATACAACCTCCAGTGCTTCCGGATCAGGAGGAGCTCATCCGCCGTCTCCTCAGCGATACACCGCTGCTCAAGGACACTCCTGATCATCTGCTCCAGGTGGTCAATGTTCTGGAGAGTTACGGCCTGGTTCTCGATGCCTACAGCAAGAACCTGGTGGACCAGGGAGAGAAGCAGATGCTCAATCCCTTCCCGGTGTTTCGCTTTTTCCACGAGGGGTTCAGCGTCAAACGCCTCTGGACCCATTTGATGGGTGATCGGATCAACTTCGAGTACGCCGAGTACTGCCAGAAGGCGATGTTCTGGCACGGCACCGGCGGACTGGATGCCTACCTGGATACGCCTGCATTTGCTGAGGCTTGCCAGCGGGTGATCAAGCGCAAGTCAGCTCGCGATCCTCTGCTGGCCTTGAACAACCGCCTCTATCCGGATTTCGCACCCGAGGCGATCCGCTCCCTCACCACCATTTACTGCCTCGGCCTGTTCTGGCGGGTGATGAGTGACATCTTTGTCGACTTGGCCCGTCGCTATGCGATCAAGGAAGTCATCTGCGTCAACGATGTGGTGCATCACATCCGTGACGGCTTGGTGGCGGCAGCGGGAAGCCCGATCGAATACAAGGTGTCGATCGGCGGTGAAGAGATCTGGGTGTTGCCGCCGGAAGCCGGTCTCACTTTCTTGGTGGATGTGGCTGTTCCTTATGTGGAAGCTGTTTTCTTCCGAGGCATGCCCTTCCTGGGAACGGTGTCGTACAACGCTCAGGCTCGGCAAATCTCACCGGACATCAGTGATTTCAAATATGGCGCCCTTTATGCCGATCCGATTCCCAGCATGGGTGCTGGGATTCCTCCAAGCCTGTGCATGCAGGACATGTACCGCCACCTGCCTGAGGAACTGAGCCTCTGGTACGACGACCATGGTCGGGGACAGACCGATGTGCACATTCAGATCTGCATCAGCTTCCAGAAGTCGATGTTCTGCGTCACCAATGCCGCCATCGCTGGAACAATGCCCCATCCGCTGGATTCCGAGGATCTCGAGGAGCAGGCGGCCAATCGGGCCTATGCCGAGGCCTGGTCTGGGCGCTTGATGGGCTGCCAGCGGGTGGCGCTCCTCTAG
- a CDS encoding 4a-hydroxytetrahydrobiopterin dehydratase, protein MNQWQERKRPVCLECRFEFDSYDATRDFLDKLGEHSEATQRFPDISFGRTYVNITLRPEDDGPDAQVSEADRAFAAEIDALLR, encoded by the coding sequence ATGAATCAGTGGCAGGAGCGGAAACGACCCGTGTGTCTCGAATGTCGCTTTGAGTTCGACAGCTACGACGCCACCCGCGATTTCCTTGACAAGCTTGGAGAGCACAGTGAAGCGACCCAACGCTTCCCCGATATCAGCTTCGGGCGCACCTACGTGAACATCACCCTGCGTCCGGAGGACGATGGGCCTGATGCCCAGGTGAGCGAGGCCGATCGCGCCTTTGCCGCAGAGATCGATGCCCTCCTCCGTTGA
- the cbbX gene encoding CbbX protein: MPSSVDLASAYADSGVAEVLDQLDRELIGLAPVKTRIREIAALLLVDQARQQLDLPSTAPSLHMSFTGHPGTGKTTVAQRMSQILHRLGYLRKGHVVTATRDDLVGQYVGHTAPKTKEMLKRAQGGVLFIDEAYYLYKPDNERDYGAEAIEVLLQEMESRRSDVVVIFAGYRDRMETFYSSNPGLSSRVAHHLDFPDYSDDELMAIAGLLLDEQHYKFSAEAETAFSEYVSRRRQLPFFANARSIRNALDRARLRQANRLFSRMGEALTKLDLTTIEASDIRASRVFNGEVEGHHPGNHAT, translated from the coding sequence ATGCCCTCCTCCGTTGATCTGGCCTCGGCCTATGCCGATTCCGGCGTGGCTGAGGTGCTGGACCAACTTGACCGGGAGCTGATCGGCCTGGCGCCGGTGAAGACGCGGATCCGTGAGATTGCTGCCCTGTTGCTGGTGGATCAGGCGCGGCAGCAACTGGATTTGCCCAGCACTGCGCCCAGTTTGCACATGTCGTTCACCGGTCATCCCGGTACCGGCAAGACCACCGTGGCGCAGCGGATGTCGCAAATCCTGCACCGCCTGGGTTACCTGCGTAAAGGCCATGTGGTGACGGCCACCCGTGACGATCTGGTCGGTCAGTACGTGGGCCATACCGCTCCCAAAACCAAGGAGATGCTCAAGCGGGCCCAGGGGGGAGTGCTGTTTATCGATGAGGCCTATTACCTCTACAAACCCGATAACGAACGCGATTACGGCGCCGAGGCGATTGAAGTTCTCTTGCAGGAGATGGAGAGCCGGCGCAGCGATGTTGTGGTGATCTTTGCGGGCTACAGAGATCGGATGGAGACGTTCTACAGCTCCAATCCAGGGCTCTCATCACGGGTGGCCCATCATCTGGATTTCCCGGATTACAGCGACGACGAGCTGATGGCAATCGCAGGGCTGCTCCTGGATGAACAGCATTACAAGTTCAGTGCCGAGGCGGAAACAGCTTTCTCTGAGTACGTGTCTCGTCGGCGTCAGTTGCCCTTCTTTGCCAATGCGCGCTCGATTCGAAATGCCTTGGACCGGGCTCGATTGCGCCAGGCCAACCGTTTGTTCTCGCGGATGGGGGAAGCTCTGACCAAGCTGGATCTCACCACAATTGAGGCTTCTGATATCCGGGCCAGCCGCGTGTTCAATGGCGAGGTGGAGGGCCACCATCCAGGGAACCATGCGACCTGA
- a CDS encoding chloride channel protein — protein sequence MTPFRLSLIALLTGALSGAGVALGMGWIDSLSRLFWGDPILEGLDRGLPLGWSLLICGSCGLILALLHRPGPTTLLPELRETLNDLNHPDQAQKRDEGRGLLGATLAQLGGGCIGPEALMSRMAALISQRIWRGRDQKLKAATVAGSLGMFGAPLLGGAVVGEAPQPNRRLELLDRWLPGTLGGLAGFAAFHGIGAASGGSLQRLPYIWPSTLGEDLGTLSAGVIGGLIGCGLGWLLLRWRGWLEQRQLLAQWPWWPVLTGLLLGACMHWLPLVPFDGEDQMRPLLEGQNSSGAWLLLVSALVKLLMLALCLETGWRGGVFFPLFLIACAMGTGLHLLLPDLGSLGSWCGALTGALYRCVLPGPFAVLVLGLALLQGHGAAGLLIGLCMAHLIRSHGSLDGGPPPRH from the coding sequence GTGACTCCCTTTCGCCTGAGCCTGATAGCCCTGCTCACCGGAGCCTTGAGCGGCGCCGGTGTTGCTCTTGGTATGGGCTGGATCGACAGCTTGAGCCGATTGTTCTGGGGAGATCCCATCCTGGAAGGGTTGGACCGCGGCCTACCCCTGGGCTGGTCGCTGCTCATCTGCGGCAGCTGCGGCTTGATCTTGGCGCTGTTGCATCGACCAGGCCCCACCACATTGCTGCCTGAGCTGCGTGAGACCCTCAACGATCTGAATCATCCGGACCAGGCTCAGAAGCGCGATGAGGGCCGTGGTCTTCTTGGAGCGACCCTGGCCCAGCTCGGTGGAGGTTGCATCGGGCCGGAGGCCCTGATGAGCCGCATGGCCGCACTGATCAGCCAACGGATCTGGCGCGGACGAGATCAGAAACTCAAAGCGGCAACAGTGGCGGGAAGCCTCGGGATGTTCGGCGCTCCACTGCTGGGGGGTGCTGTCGTTGGCGAAGCCCCCCAACCGAACAGAAGACTGGAACTACTCGACCGCTGGCTGCCAGGGACCCTCGGAGGTCTGGCCGGGTTTGCGGCCTTCCATGGCATCGGCGCCGCCAGTGGCGGATCACTGCAACGGCTCCCCTACATCTGGCCGAGCACCCTGGGGGAAGACCTCGGCACCCTGAGCGCAGGAGTGATTGGAGGCTTGATCGGCTGCGGACTGGGCTGGCTGCTTCTGCGCTGGCGCGGCTGGCTTGAGCAGCGCCAACTCCTGGCCCAATGGCCCTGGTGGCCGGTGCTGACCGGCCTGCTGCTGGGGGCCTGCATGCACTGGCTGCCACTGGTTCCCTTCGACGGTGAAGATCAGATGCGGCCTCTGCTCGAAGGCCAGAACTCAAGTGGAGCCTGGCTTCTGCTCGTCTCCGCACTGGTCAAGCTGCTGATGCTGGCCCTTTGCCTGGAAACCGGCTGGCGCGGTGGAGTGTTTTTCCCACTGTTCCTGATCGCCTGCGCGATGGGAACCGGGCTGCATCTGCTCCTTCCTGATCTGGGCAGCCTTGGCAGCTGGTGCGGAGCACTCACCGGTGCGTTGTACCGCTGCGTGCTTCCTGGGCCCTTCGCCGTTCTGGTGCTGGGGCTTGCCCTACTGCAGGGCCACGGCGCAGCAGGCCTGCTCATTGGCCTCTGCATGGCTCACCTGATCAGGTCGCATGGTTCCCTGGATGGTGGCCCTCCACCTCGCCATTGA
- a CDS encoding 2Fe-2S iron-sulfur cluster-binding protein, translating to MKHGMPPRQIPVRWPDGRTTQETIGQDWLVAASGAGINIPTGCLGGSCGACEIEVNGKVVRACISTVPASKSAKLSVDFATDPHW from the coding sequence ATGAAGCACGGCATGCCCCCTCGACAGATCCCCGTGCGCTGGCCCGATGGCCGTACAACGCAGGAAACCATTGGCCAGGACTGGTTGGTGGCCGCCAGTGGAGCAGGCATCAACATTCCCACCGGCTGCCTCGGGGGCAGCTGCGGCGCTTGTGAAATCGAAGTCAACGGCAAGGTGGTACGCGCCTGCATCAGCACCGTGCCCGCTTCGAAATCAGCGAAACTCTCCGTTGACTTCGCCACCGACCCGCACTGGTGA
- a CDS encoding cadherin repeat domain-containing protein codes for MAIFKLKSILKGYKRLFGMTAEVYNENGDLLDSVDINNAGKRINFRFDRDEALQGANNADLTIKLIDSNGDAHNFSRTAARLYDLDSDEQTFTTTISANKKRKRVKYRPTTEQLDTRSPIFTSGPEGSVDENVDPGSLVYDAETTDTSAVSYALSGGDSNAFTIDPETGRVTINQSPDFESKSSYSFNVVATDEHGNASTQAVNVNVNDIEEGQTVQLTPLLDNISANDLSNQNDVITAELGTLGNGLLDSVVDGSTTDSDLLVIKTNGNFDLDDTLDDSEITRIQNIETIQVIADQDDAGNTDIELGNIINLKKLDVDGTFTNTLDLDEWADTGATEFDFSGITSTQGVELERAQAGNQNFAGDIVFKGSAGGDVFEGLVGNVTMNGGQGNDTLVGSREGISKITGGAGTDEIDLWDHNAQHTISLARQTSQTSKDTVILDTFQGFNNDNARALNTFDLIEIDAATFTNYNAGQPVQQREDFLINANTNLSNTIITADFEADLSQGTGFNFDNNGDGILGFAADTGTLIYSASGNFSADAQELFEIGGLEGANFVPTRQINVI; via the coding sequence ATGGCTATCTTTAAACTCAAATCCATCCTGAAAGGCTACAAGCGTCTCTTCGGAATGACCGCTGAAGTGTACAACGAAAACGGTGACCTTCTCGATTCCGTTGACATCAACAACGCCGGCAAACGCATCAATTTCCGGTTCGATCGAGATGAGGCTCTTCAAGGTGCTAACAACGCTGATCTCACCATCAAACTAATTGACAGCAACGGTGACGCTCACAACTTCTCTCGCACCGCTGCTCGCCTCTACGACCTCGACTCCGACGAGCAAACCTTCACCACCACAATCTCTGCCAACAAAAAACGCAAGCGCGTTAAATACCGGCCCACCACCGAACAACTCGACACCCGCTCTCCGATCTTCACCTCCGGTCCTGAAGGATCTGTTGATGAAAATGTTGATCCCGGTTCCCTCGTCTACGACGCTGAAACCACAGACACCTCAGCTGTGTCCTACGCACTCAGCGGTGGTGATTCCAACGCCTTCACCATCGACCCAGAGACCGGAAGGGTCACCATCAACCAGTCCCCTGATTTCGAATCCAAATCCTCCTACTCCTTTAACGTCGTCGCCACTGACGAACACGGCAATGCCTCCACTCAAGCCGTCAACGTCAACGTCAACGACATCGAGGAAGGCCAAACCGTTCAGCTCACTCCTCTCCTCGACAACATCTCCGCCAATGACCTCAGCAACCAAAACGACGTAATCACTGCCGAGCTGGGCACACTCGGCAACGGCTTACTCGACTCCGTCGTCGATGGCTCCACCACCGACAGCGACCTCCTCGTCATCAAAACCAACGGCAACTTCGACTTGGACGACACCCTGGATGACAGCGAGATCACTCGCATCCAGAACATCGAAACCATCCAGGTCATCGCTGATCAAGATGACGCCGGAAATACAGATATTGAGCTCGGCAACATCATCAACCTCAAAAAACTGGATGTTGACGGCACCTTCACCAACACCCTCGACTTGGATGAATGGGCTGATACAGGTGCCACCGAGTTCGACTTCTCCGGCATCACATCCACTCAGGGCGTTGAACTCGAGCGTGCTCAGGCTGGCAACCAGAACTTCGCCGGTGACATCGTCTTCAAAGGCAGTGCTGGTGGCGACGTCTTTGAAGGCCTCGTGGGCAACGTCACCATGAACGGCGGCCAAGGCAACGACACGCTCGTCGGTTCAAGAGAAGGCATCTCCAAAATCACCGGCGGCGCTGGTACAGACGAAATCGACCTCTGGGATCACAACGCCCAGCACACCATCAGCCTGGCTCGCCAAACCAGCCAAACCAGCAAGGACACCGTCATCCTCGACACCTTCCAGGGCTTCAACAACGACAACGCTCGAGCCCTCAACACCTTCGATCTCATCGAGATCGATGCCGCCACCTTCACCAACTACAACGCTGGACAACCTGTTCAGCAGCGAGAGGACTTCCTCATCAACGCCAACACCAACCTCAGCAACACCATTATCACCGCCGACTTCGAAGCCGACCTCTCTCAAGGCACCGGCTTCAACTTCGACAACAACGGTGACGGCATCCTCGGCTTTGCTGCCGACACCGGCACGCTCATCTACTCCGCCAGCGGCAACTTCTCCGCTGACGCCCAGGAGCTGTTCGAAATCGGAGGCCTGGAAGGCGCCAACTTCGTTCCCACACGACAGATCAACGTCATCTGA
- a CDS encoding cobyric acid synthase, with amino-acid sequence MVLGTSSGAGKSLMTAALCRVLQRRGEQALPFKGQNMSNNAWVDADGGEMAYSQAMQAWAAGLEPCCAMNPVLLKPRGDSTSEVIHGGQSVGTARAEHYYRDWFRPGWQAIRTGLMQLQQQWPQGRLVLEGAGSPVEVNLQRRDLTNLRLAQYLRANCLLVADIERGGVFAQIVGTLALLRPVERPLIKGILINRFRGRRELFDEGRSWLEANTGVPVLGVMPWLNDLFPPEDSLDLLERKPSRGATDLEIAVLRLPSISNFSDLDPLEAEPSVRLRWVSPGDSLGEPDAVILPGSKQTLRDLEALNNSGLDDQLRAYASAGGSVLGICGGMQILGQDLRDPERLEGEGSPTSARGLGLLPICTTFSPTKTTRQQEVVAIWPQPCTLKGFELHHGFTDLKAGTRANAIQALSSSERIGWVSQQHSGAVVGTYLHGLLDNGCWRRLWLNKLRQRKGLSALTTLDVHHTEHRERLINRLADAFEAHINIKPLLN; translated from the coding sequence ATGGTGCTGGGCACCTCCAGCGGGGCGGGCAAATCCCTCATGACGGCGGCGTTATGCCGGGTGCTTCAACGACGGGGAGAACAGGCGCTGCCCTTCAAGGGCCAAAACATGAGCAACAACGCCTGGGTGGACGCCGATGGCGGCGAGATGGCCTACTCCCAAGCCATGCAGGCCTGGGCGGCCGGCCTTGAGCCCTGCTGCGCGATGAATCCCGTGCTGCTGAAACCCAGGGGAGACAGCACCAGTGAGGTGATCCATGGAGGCCAGAGTGTGGGGACAGCCCGCGCCGAGCACTACTACCGCGACTGGTTCCGCCCGGGTTGGCAGGCGATCCGAACCGGGTTGATGCAGCTTCAGCAGCAATGGCCCCAAGGCCGGCTGGTGTTGGAAGGGGCGGGAAGTCCTGTGGAGGTAAATCTGCAACGCCGCGACCTCACCAACCTGCGCCTGGCCCAGTACCTGCGAGCCAACTGTCTGTTGGTGGCCGACATTGAGCGAGGAGGGGTCTTTGCCCAGATCGTCGGGACGCTCGCCCTCTTGCGACCGGTGGAGCGGCCTCTGATCAAGGGCATCCTGATCAACCGCTTCCGCGGCCGGCGGGAGCTCTTTGATGAGGGGCGAAGCTGGCTGGAAGCCAACACCGGGGTTCCGGTGCTGGGGGTGATGCCCTGGCTCAATGACTTGTTTCCACCAGAAGACTCCCTCGATTTGCTGGAACGCAAACCCAGCCGCGGGGCCACCGATCTGGAGATCGCTGTGTTGCGGCTGCCCTCCATCAGCAATTTTTCCGATCTCGATCCGCTCGAAGCCGAACCCAGCGTGAGGCTGCGCTGGGTGTCACCAGGCGATTCTCTCGGTGAGCCCGATGCCGTCATCCTGCCTGGCAGCAAGCAGACACTGCGGGATCTGGAGGCCTTGAACAACAGCGGACTGGACGACCAACTCAGGGCTTACGCCAGCGCTGGGGGTTCCGTCCTGGGCATTTGCGGCGGCATGCAGATCCTCGGGCAAGACCTCCGAGATCCCGAAAGACTGGAAGGAGAAGGATCACCAACCAGCGCAAGAGGCCTGGGGTTACTACCTATCTGCACCACATTCAGCCCTACAAAAACCACACGACAACAAGAAGTAGTGGCGATCTGGCCTCAGCCCTGCACCTTGAAGGGCTTTGAGCTGCATCACGGCTTCACCGACTTAAAAGCAGGCACACGTGCCAATGCAATCCAAGCCCTGAGCTCATCGGAACGGATCGGTTGGGTGAGCCAACAGCACAGCGGAGCCGTGGTGGGCACTTATCTGCATGGCTTGCTGGACAACGGATGTTGGCGGCGGCTGTGGCTCAACAAGCTCCGCCAAAGGAAAGGACTGAGCGCACTAACCACTCTCGATGTACACCACACCGAACACCGCGAGCGTCTGATCAATCGACTTGCGGACGCCTTTGAGGCTCATATCAACATCAAGCCGCTCCTCAACTGA
- a CDS encoding Npun_F0494 family protein: MGCLPFSEALYRDLQQQGIDAGDLWSEPGRYGRKERWFRNSEALEDDLRWLISVGVLRREVDGQGLTSRFRLTPLGRQLLDDDPAILQRQIPILDRLRHSLRRHWPL, from the coding sequence ATGGGATGTCTGCCTTTTTCTGAGGCCCTCTATCGAGACCTTCAGCAGCAGGGCATTGATGCCGGCGACCTCTGGAGCGAGCCCGGCCGCTACGGCCGCAAGGAACGCTGGTTCCGCAACAGCGAAGCTCTCGAGGACGACCTCCGTTGGTTGATCAGCGTGGGAGTGCTACGCCGGGAAGTGGATGGGCAGGGGCTGACCAGCCGCTTCAGGCTCACCCCCCTGGGTCGCCAGCTTCTTGATGACGATCCTGCAATCCTGCAGCGTCAGATCCCAATACTGGACCGACTGCGTCACAGCCTGCGTCGGCACTGGCCGTTGTGA
- a CDS encoding nucleoside triphosphate pyrophosphatase, with protein sequence MLLLASASPARRRLLEQAGVLHRVRVSGVDEDQIHHADPAELVKLLAQAKAAAVAQELDAVVDAEITAVLGCDSVLSFEGQVFGKPAGPGEAIERWQRMAGRSGSLLTGHCLMRRGQADVVACVETVVRFASLSQDEIEAYVASGEPLQCAGGFALEGRGGLCIDGLDGCYSNVIGLSLPWLRQALSAAERSD encoded by the coding sequence GTGCTCTTACTTGCCTCTGCCTCGCCGGCGCGTCGCCGCTTGCTGGAGCAAGCGGGAGTGCTGCATCGGGTGCGCGTCAGCGGTGTGGATGAGGATCAGATTCACCACGCAGATCCAGCAGAGCTGGTGAAATTGCTGGCTCAGGCCAAGGCCGCTGCTGTGGCTCAGGAACTTGATGCCGTTGTGGATGCCGAGATCACGGCCGTGCTGGGGTGTGATTCCGTCCTCAGTTTTGAGGGGCAGGTGTTCGGCAAGCCTGCGGGTCCAGGAGAAGCGATCGAGCGCTGGCAGCGGATGGCTGGTCGGAGTGGTTCTCTCCTGACGGGTCATTGCCTGATGCGTCGAGGTCAGGCCGATGTGGTGGCGTGTGTGGAAACAGTGGTGCGGTTTGCGTCGCTCAGTCAGGACGAGATCGAGGCCTATGTGGCGAGTGGAGAACCCCTTCAATGTGCCGGTGGTTTTGCCCTCGAGGGGCGAGGCGGTCTGTGTATCGATGGCCTGGACGGTTGTTATTCAAACGTGATCGGCTTGAGCCTTCCCTGGTTGCGTCAGGCGCTGTCTGCTGCGGAACGTTCCGATTGA
- a CDS encoding calcium-binding protein, which translates to MDFKFWDKYSYFSTPEEEQKLDYYEVKTKFQQHLKIATKIALKSVGTEEADVMHAEETFDGNLWGLEGSDELYGDDRNNVIYGGSEQDGRDGEYAHLNRSEHLDNDTIRGGDGNDRLYGQAGRDRLFTGNGDDYLYGGIDNDALIGNGAGKNIYNGGVGVDAVIMQHYDSQNPDEVWEFMDVGDRVFLQGDMRDLTGGIARVETTLWDGNAQLPHREARTQGDFYQSTEVKNADGHTLFFIEGPTENGITIGWNAGGMEVIGNDGDWNGAKFVHTERLTGIQEWGDQHWRI; encoded by the coding sequence ATGGATTTCAAATTCTGGGACAAATACAGCTATTTCTCAACTCCAGAGGAAGAACAAAAACTGGATTACTACGAAGTTAAAACCAAATTCCAACAACACTTGAAGATCGCCACAAAAATCGCGTTGAAGAGTGTCGGAACAGAAGAAGCCGATGTTATGCATGCAGAAGAAACCTTTGACGGCAATCTGTGGGGATTAGAAGGAAGTGATGAGCTCTATGGGGATGATCGAAACAATGTAATTTATGGAGGATCCGAACAAGATGGTAGAGATGGAGAATATGCCCATCTCAACAGAAGTGAACATCTGGACAATGACACCATTCGAGGCGGCGATGGCAATGACCGTTTATATGGACAAGCAGGGCGAGACCGCTTGTTTACTGGAAACGGCGACGACTATTTATATGGAGGCATTGACAACGACGCCTTAATCGGAAATGGTGCGGGGAAAAATATTTACAACGGAGGTGTCGGCGTCGATGCAGTTATCATGCAACATTATGACAGCCAAAATCCAGACGAAGTATGGGAGTTCATGGATGTTGGTGATCGAGTGTTTCTTCAGGGAGACATGAGGGATTTGACTGGAGGCATCGCCAGGGTTGAAACAACACTCTGGGATGGAAATGCTCAGCTTCCGCATCGTGAAGCCAGAACACAGGGCGACTTTTATCAATCGACGGAAGTCAAAAATGCTGATGGTCATACACTATTTTTCATTGAAGGTCCTACCGAAAATGGAATCACGATCGGCTGGAATGCAGGAGGCATGGAAGTCATTGGGAATGACGGCGACTGGAATGGGGCGAAATTTGTACATACTGAGCGACTGACTGGTATTCAGGAGTGGGGGGATCAGCATTGGAGAATTTGA